A stretch of the Vigna radiata var. radiata cultivar VC1973A chromosome 9, Vradiata_ver6, whole genome shotgun sequence genome encodes the following:
- the LOC106773078 gene encoding EPIDERMAL PATTERNING FACTOR-like protein 3 isoform X1, protein MIGRLFCFLLALQTVSLVSAIRKPFLPAQEEVLQSPPPYTTESKKGFMDIDTSETMQEAYDRGVSKIGSSPPSCEHKCYGCVPCEAIQVPSTSTRRSHLGIQYANYEPESWKCKCGPSFYSP, encoded by the exons atgataggAAGATTATTCTGTTTTCTGCTAGCACTGCAAACAGTGAGTTTGGTTTCTGCAATTAGGAAGCCATTTCTTCCAG CCCAAGAAGAGGTTCTACAATCTCCACCACCATATACTACAGAATCAAAAAAG GGTTTCATGGACATAGACACCTCAGAGACAATGCAGGAAGCATATGATAGAGGAGTGAGCAAAATAGGGTCAAGTCCACCTAGTTGTGAGCACAAGTGCTATGGTTGTGTTCCATGTGAAGCCATTCAAGTTCCCAGCACCAGCACCAGGCGCAGCCATTTGGGCATCCAGTATGCAAATTATGAGCCTGAGAGCTGGAAGTGCAAGTGTGGTCCCTCCT